One region of Ananas comosus cultivar F153 linkage group 9, ASM154086v1, whole genome shotgun sequence genomic DNA includes:
- the LOC109715324 gene encoding microtubule-associated protein TORTIFOLIA1-like — protein sequence MATSLYKPSSKLSKSPSSQSQSLPSPSPKPSSSSSSSSSLSTHLAMVELKSKVLAALSKLSDRDTQQIAIDELERIIRTLPSDGVPMLLGSLTHEPPAPPPPPVAVRRESLRLVAALCAAHPDAAAAHLPKIVAHLVRRLKDPASDSSVRDACRDSAGALSAIYLRPLAAAAEGGGGAGAGSSSSSSSSSVVALFVKPLFEAMGEQNKAAQAGAAACLAKVVECANPEAAEASAGAGAGASAGAGAGALFAKLCPRICKMLSAQSFLAKGALLSVVSSLAQVGAISPQNMQQVLQNIRECLESSDWATRKAAADTLCILSSHSSHLVGDGATSIITSLESCRFDKVKPVRDSMAEALQLWKKSTGEDATSEDPKDGKSSESADNEERLDSNRPNASTKKSEFVKDASPASPPTTSDSAPKGKGANISEKAAVLLKKKVPSLTDKELNPEFFQNLETRTNDLAVEVVVPRKYLQTQGGDEPDRDYKVQENQDGSMDRDLNQSQVANNQSSEKRFFNKMQIADDYSRDKWTEQRGFRGRDLKARMGDVDDKNETNQRDSSSGRLNISRSDGQANWLAIQRQLSQLERQQTSLMNMLQDFMGGSHDSMVTLENRVRGLERIVEEMARDLTLSSGRRSNLLMGFESPPGRSSSKYNGFHEYSSSKFGRGGDGRLGFAERFLSPDGIRGRDPSWRSESEAWDSYSYSGSRNGAMSSRRGLGAAIPRTERDGDIISNRRAWDKGQGPFRLGEGPSARSAWQASKDEATLEAIRVAGEDNGNSRVSTRAAIPELDGEALTDDNNLGQERGPLWAMWTRAMDSLHVGDVDSAYAEILSGGDAMLLVKLMEQTGPVIDQLSSDVANEVLHAAGQFLLEESFFDIALTWLQQLTDLVVENGSDLLGIPIEGKREILLSLHEASAVELPEDWEGATPEQIMTQLASSWGINLQKLIN from the exons ATGGCTACTTCGCTCTACAAACCCTCCTCGAAGCTCTCCAAATCCCCCTCTTCCCAATCCCAATCCCTCCCCTCCCCatcccccaaaccctcctcctcatcctcttcgTCCTCCTCTCTGTCCACCCATCTCGCCATGGTTGAGCTCAAATCCAAGGTCCTCGCCGCACTGTCCAAGCTCTCGGATCGGGACACGCAGCAGATCGCCATTGACGAGCTCGAGCGCATCATCCGCACCCTCCCCTCCGACGGGGTCCCCATGCTCCTCGGCTCCCTCACCCACGAGCCCCCggccccgcccccgcccccggtCGCCGTGCGCCGCGAGTCGCTCCGCCTCGTCGCCGCGCTCTGCGCCGCCCaccccgacgccgccgccgcgcacCTCCCCAAGATCGTCGCCCACCTCGTGCGCCGCCTCAAGGACCCCGCCTCCGACTCCTCCGTCCGCGACGCGTGCCGCGACTCCGCGGGCGCCCTCTCCGCCATCTACCTCCGCCCCCTCGCCGCCGCAGCAgaggggggcggcggcgccggcgccgggtcctcctcctcctcctcctcctcgtcggtGGTGGCGCTGTTCGTGAAGCCACTGTTCGAGGCCATGGGGGAGCAGAACAAGGCGGCGCAGGCGGGGGCTGCCGCATGCCTCGCCAAGGTGGTGGAATGCGCGAATCCGGAGGCCGCGGAGGCGTCAGCAGGGGCCGGCGCGGGGGCGTCAGCAGGGGCCGGCGCGGGGGCGCTGTTCGCGAAGCTGTGCCCGCGGATCTGTAAGATGCTGAGTGCGCAGAGCTTCCTCGCTAAGGGGGCCTTGCTCTCCGTCGTCTCCAGCTTGGCTCAg GTAGGAGCAATAAGTCCTCAGAACATGCAACAGGTGCTGCAGAACATCCGTGAGTGTCTTGAGAGCAGTGATTGGGCTACTCGAAAGGCTGCCGCTGATACACTGTGCATCTTGTCTTCTCATTCGAGTCATTTAGTCGGAGATGGGGCCACCTCTATAATAACTAGCCTTGAATCATGCCGTTTTGATAAG GTGAAGCCTGTTAGGGATAGCATGGCAGAGGCACTGCAGTTATGGAAAAAGAGTACAGGAGAAGATGCAACCTCTGAAGACCCAAAAG ATGGCAAAAGTAGTGAATCAGCTGATAATGAAGAGAGATTAGATTCCAATAGACCAAATGCCAGCACTAAAAAATCAGAATTTGTGAAAGATGCATCCCCTGCTTCTCCACCCACAACTAGTGATTCTGCACCTAAAGGAAAAGGCGCCAACATATCAGAAAAGGCAGCTGTTTTGTTGAAGAAAAAGGTCCCTTCTTTAACCGATAAGGAGTTAAATCCCGAGTTCTTTCAAAATCTTGAAACAAGGACAAATGACCTAGCTGTTGAAGTGGTGGTACCTCGTAAGTATCTTCAAACACAAGGTGGCGATGAACCAGATAGAGATTATAAGGTTCAAGAAAATCAAGATGGATCCATGGACCGTGATTTGAATCAGAGTCAAGTTGCCAATAACCAGAGTTCCGAGAAAAGATTCTTTAATAAGATGCAAATTGCAGATGATTATTCTCGGGATAAGTGGACGGAACAAAGAGGATTCAGGGGTAGAGACTTGAAAGCGAGGATGGGTGATGTTgatgataaaaatgaaactaatcAGAGGGATTCTTCAAGTGGACGTTTAAATATTTCTAGATCGGATGGCCAGGCAAATTGGTTGGCCATTCAAAGGCAGTTATCACAATTAGAGAGGCAGCAAACAAGTCTGATGAACATGTTGCAG GATTTTATGGGAGGTTCTCATGATAGCATGGTTACGCTAGAAAACAGAGTGCGTGGTCTTGAGAGAATCGTTGAGGAGATGGCGAGGGATCTAACTCTATCATCTGGAAGGAGAAGTAACTTACTCATGGGTTTTGAATCACCTCCAGGTAGATCTTCAAGCAAGTACAACGGTTTTCATGAGTACTCTAGCTCAAAATTCGGGCGGGGTGGTGACGGACGGCTTGGATTTGCAGAGAGATTTCTCTCTCCAGATGGTATTAGAGGAAGAGATCCTTCTTGGAGATCAGAATCCGAAGCATGGGATTCTTATTCATATTCTGGTTCAAGAAATGGAGCCATGAGTTCAAGAAGAGGTTTGGGTGCTGCTATCCCGAGAACTGAACGAGATGGTGATATAATAAGCAACAGGCGAGCATGGGATAAGGGACAAGGGCCGTTTCGGCTTGGTGAGGGCCCATCAGCAAGAAGTGCATGGCAAGCCTCGAAGGATGAGGCCACACTGGAAGCCATCAGAGTGGCTGGTGAAGATAACGGGAATTCTAGGGTTTCGACACGGGCGGCTATCCCTGAACTGGACGGAGAAGCTTTGACCGATGATAATAATCTAGGTCAGGAGAGGGGCCCACTTTGGGCAATGTGGACCCGTGCGATGGACTCGCTTCATGTTGGTGATGTGGATTCAGCATATGCTGAGATTCTTTCGGGTGGCGATGCTATGCTGCTTGTGAAGTTGATGGAGCAAACTGGTCCTGTTATTGATCAGCTTTCTAGTGATGTTGCCAATGAAGTTTTACATGCAGCAGGGCAGTTTCTTCTTGAAGAGAGTTTCTTTGATATAGCTTTGACTTGGCTTCAGCAG TTGACCGATTTAGTTGTGGAAAACGGCAGCGACTTACTCGGAATTCCCAtcgaaggaaagagagagatactGTTGAGCCTTCATGAAGCTTCTGCGGTTGAATTGCCGGAAGATTGGGAAGGGGCAACACCGGAGCAGATAATGACACAATTAGCCTCATCATGGGGAATCAATTTACAAAAGCTTATCAATTAA